The DNA segment GTAACAATGATGATAATTATTGTGGTAGAtgaatgattattatttaatagaaaattgaaAGGTTACGACGACACggaataataaatacaaaagttttttttttcagaaaatataattaaattcgAACAAGATAAGTTATTACGTCACCGAAATCTTATGTGCCATGagaataatactttttttttgcttttaaatacACGAAAATACACTTTTATACTCGTTTTTAATTTGATGTTTATTGAAGAAATTTCATTCCTCAAATTTAGACTGCAACgatatataagtaaataatagTGAGCTTATGACAAAATATTACTCAAAATTAGTGTAACTCGTTAAACTTTTAAACATTAATCTCTTGCAATTaacatgctttttttttctttactcttCGTAAGAACGAGTCTCTCTTTGGACAatagaatattaatattttaaaaatagaccgtaatgataaaaaaaaactataatatatgcaaaataatatttttaaattgaaattgcacACAATAAGTAATACATATCTTCTGTAccgagatgaaaaaaataatgtttatatgtTTCTAGCTTTTGATAGaaataatattctattaataggaatgttaaaatttttaccatttatttcttaattatttctgttccatttattgtgttttttttttatgtataaaacaTAGACAGGAGTGTGTTGTAGTTAGATATGGATCTGAATATGGATAGGGTTGAAATGTAGGATTTGTGTGTATATGGATGCATGAAGCAGACATGGTAATTAAACCTTTTCATTAAGAACAAACATGAGATTGTGACTATAGAAGCTTTCTTCAACAAAACTACTATCTTCTCTATCCTCCTTGGCATTCCCACCCAAaacacttttttctcttttcttttatatttttcaaccaATCCAAAACCCTTTTTCTTATTTCCCTTCAATcattataattacataaatacaTCATCAAgttcactttttctctcttatgaTCACAACAAGCTAAACCATTTCTCTCACCCTTTCTTTCTTCAACCATCAACGTTATCCAATTGCctcctttttatatatttctattctGTTTCGCCGGATTTTCAggaacaacaaaaacataagctaaaacaaaaaaacaagacACGATCATGAGAGGAACAAGAGGAGGACACCAAGACCAACAATCTCGCGCCTTGTACGACCTCTCCGCTCTCGTTCTCAACCTCATCCGATCGCCTCCCACGCCGTTGCCCTTCTCCCATAACGTCCCGCCGGGGGCGTCTCGGCGATCGCCGCCGCCTCAGATATCGCCGGCCGGGTTCGCATCGCTGCTGCTGGGAATCTCGCTGGCTCTGATGCTTTGTGGATCGGTGACGTTCTTCATCGGGTTCGTGTTGATGCCGTGGGTTCTGGGATTGGTGATGCTCTTCTACGTCGCCGGAATCCTCTCCAGCCTATCCGTCTTCGGTCGCTCCATTCTCTGCTACGCCACCGCGCCACCCTCGCCGCGTAAGGACATTCCCGGTAAGTTCACgaaaactaaatgaaaaatggTAATTTTGTTTCCGATTAGTGAATGATAGCATGTGATA comes from the Vigna radiata var. radiata cultivar VC1973A chromosome 2, Vradiata_ver6, whole genome shotgun sequence genome and includes:
- the LOC106754569 gene encoding uncharacterized protein LOC106754569; translation: MRGTRGGHQDQQSRALYDLSALVLNLIRSPPTPLPFSHNVPPGASRRSPPPQISPAGFASLLLGISLALMLCGSVTFFIGFVLMPWVLGLVMLFYVAGILSSLSVFGRSILCYATAPPSPRKDIPAW